The Sinomicrobium kalidii region TTAATCCCAAGATGGGAGTCACGTATATCCTCAATCCGAAACACAACTTTTATTTCTCATATGCCAGGGCCGGCCGGGAACCCAACAGGAATGATTATGAAGAAGGGAACCCCAGGCCCGAATATCTGAATGATTTTGAATTGGGCTGGCGTTACCTTTCCGGAAGCAGGGTAAAATTGAATGTCAATGCCTACTACATGCGTTACAAAGACCAGCTGGTGCTGACCGGGGAGCTCAACGATGTTGGGGCGCCCATACGGGAAAACAGCGGGGATAGCTATCGTATTGGGCTGGAAGCCGATGCCACGGTCTATTTGTCGGATAGATGGATAATACGGCCCAATATAGCATTGAGTGATAACAGGAATGTGGACTTTGTATTCCGCCGCGACGGGGAATTGCAACACCTGGGAAACACCAACATTGCTTTTTCACCAAAAGTGGTGGGAGGTAATATGTTAACATTTCTGCCCGTTGATAATTTGCAGCTTTCACTGTTGTCCAAATATGTGGGAAAGCAGTACATGGGAAACATTGACGCGGAAAGCTCTGAACTGGACGACTATTTTATAAACGACTTTAATGTACAATACGAAATAAAGACCAATACCCTATTTAAATCCATAGTGCTGAACGGATTGGTTAACAATATTTTCGATGTCAAGTACGAATCCAACGGCTATTTTTATACCTACGATGATGATACCGTCAACCCCGGGAGTGTAACCACCGTTGAAGGGGCGGGGTATTATCCGCAGGCCGGGATCAATTTCCTGGTGGGGGCTACGCTGAGGTTTTAATTGTTATACACCCTTACCGTGCTCCCGCTTACCTGGGTTTGATAAAATAGGAGGTCATAAGTTCTGTCTTCGGTATCGGGCCTGTTCAGCATTTGTCCGTTAAAGAGGTTGTATTCGTAGTCTTCGCAGGAGCATTTACAGTTGGTGCCCCCCTTAATGGTCATGGTAGAACAGTCGTTGGGCGCATGGTTGGGGCAGCTGGCCTCCCAGGCATAGAAACCGCCTCCGGTGTTAATAACAATGATCCCTTTTATGCCAACCCCTTCGGTGCCTACATATACGGCATTTCCGGGGGTGTTCAGGCTGTTGTACAACGGCAGGTTAAGATTGAGTTCATAACTGAACTGGGTTTCCAGCAGGTAGGGGTTTCGCTCCCTGGTGTCACTGTCACAGGAGCAGAAGATAAATACGGTAAGGGCAATAATGGCTATTGTTTTTCTCACGGGAACAGGTTTTAATCAGGTCATTTTTTACGGCGTAACAGAGCTTTCGGGGAGCTTGTTTCGCAAGGTGTAAAGGTAAGGGGTTTACGGATATAAAACGTTTTTGTATTCGTACTATTGTTATCTCTCCGGGCAAAATTGTCCAAAATTTTGTATATTTGCTTGAATCCTCTCGCGAAGGGGATTTTTTGTATTTAAATAATGAAGTTATGAGTAACGTATCTTATTACACAGCGGAAGGATTGAAAAAACTGAGGGAAGAGCTGGATCACCTGAAAAGTGTAGAGAGGCCCAGGGCATCCCAGGCCATTGCAGATGCGAGGGACAAGGGAGACCTGTCGGAGAATGCGGAATACGATGCTGCAAAAGAGGCCCAGGGACTGCTGGAAATGAAAATTTCGAAAATGGAAGAACTCGTGGCCAATGCCAGGCTTATAGATGAATCTCAACTGGACACTTCCAAGGTGCTGGTGCTATCTACGGTAAAAATAAAAAACCAGAACAACGGTATGGAAATGAAATATACCCTGGTGGCCGAAAGCGAAGCCGATCTCAAGGCAGGGAAGATCTCCGTGAGCTCTCCCATAGGAAAGGGCCTCCTGGGTAAAGAAGTTGGTGACACCGCCGAAATCAAGGTGCCCAATGGTGTGCTGAAATTTGAAGTTCTGGAGATTACCAGGGAATAGATTTTTCCGGAATGAAAAACAAGTCCTTTTTTGAATGCATTCAGAAAAGGATTTTTTATTTTTAGAACACGCTAAAGACAAAAAGATATGGCAAGTATATTTACAAAGATCATCAACGGGGAAATTCCCTGTTACAAAGTAGCCGAAGACGACCATTATTTTGCTTTCCTGGATATCAATCCCAATGCGAAAGGACATACCCTGTGCGTGCCCAAAAAAGAGGTGGACAAACTGTTTGACCTGGATGAGGAAACATATAACGGCCTCATGGCGTTTTCCAGGAAAGTGGCGCTGGGGCTCGAAAAGGCTGTGCCGTGCAACCGGGTAGGGGTAGCCGTTGTGGGGCTGGAAGTGCCACACGTACATGTTCACCTGATCCCGCTGAACGAAATGAAGGATATGACCTTTCAGCACAAGGTGGCCATGGAAAAAGAAGAATTTGAAACGGTAGCCCAGAAGATCAGGGAGCAGTTATAGCTGCCGGATCGTTCAGGTAATACAGTATAGCTATTCCGCCGGCAAGGATAACGATCAGGAGCAGGATAAGGATATAGGACAGCCTTGTAAGCCGGAAAGAGCGTTTTCCCGGGGTTACGGCCTTGGAATAGTATTCCAGTACCCGTTCGATATCGTCGGTCCATTTTACCGGATAAATCGTGGTGTCACATTTTTTGCAGTGAAGGACATGGGAAACCTCCCCGGTCACCTTTTTATACCAGCGGCTTTCTATGTGTTTCTGGTAATAAGTGAGGACAAGTCCCGTATCTGTATAGCATTCCGGACAATTATTGGCCAGTGAAGTTTCCTTGATGGTTACGAGTTTTGCATTTAAAGACATGGTGCTTCGGTGTTTTTAACGACGTATACCCTATATTTAACGTTAAGATATCACTTTTAGCGTAATTTGCATCGTAGTTCCTTTCCCCACATCCGAGTGCAACACCTTTACCTTGCCCTCGTGATAGTCCTCTATGATACGCTGTACCAGGGATAACCCCAGGCCCCATCCCCGTTTTTTTGTTGTGAAACCGGGCGAGAAAATGGTTTTGTATTTGTTTTTTGGAATTCCCTTGCCGGAATCCGTTACCAGCAGATTTACATATTTTCCGGAATTCCTGATCTCAACCTGCAGATTGCCCTTGCCCTTCATGGCATCGATGGCATTTTTGACCAGGTTTTCTATGGTCCAGCTAAAGAGTTGCGGGTTAATTTTAGTCATAATAGGGTAGTCCGGCGCAGTAAATTCAAAGGAAATAAGTTTTGAACTGCGTTCCCTGAGGTAATCGTAGGCATTTCTGGTCTCTTCCACGATGTTCAGTTTTGTCAGCACAGGGACCGATCCTATCTTGGAAAAACGGTCCGTAATGGTCTGCAATCTCGAAATGTCCTTCTCGATTTCCGTGGTTATGGAAGGATCAGTGTCCTGTGATTTCAGGATTTCCGCCCATCCCACAAGCGAAGACAAAGGGGTGCCGATCTGGTGTGCCGTTTCCTTGGCCATTCCCGCCCAGAGTTTGTTCTGGTCCGAAATTTTGGAAGTCCTGTAAAACAGCAATATCACCGCAATAAAAAGTAAAATAATGAGGATAAGGGCTATGGGGTAATATTTCAGTTTGTTAAGCACATCGGAATTGCCGTAATAGAGCGTAGCCAGTTTTTCGTTCTTATAACTTATTTCCAGGGGTTCGTTAACCCGGGCAAATTCTTTGATTTTCTGTTGTATTTTTTGAGGGTCCCTGATCACCTTTTCCCCCATATTGCTCGGGGTAATGATGCCGTTTACATTAACCAGTATCATGGGAGTACTGGAATTGTTGGTCAGTACCTGTAACGGCAGTTCGCCAAGGTCCCTTTCCAGGTCGGAAGTCTGTAAGAGCTCGGCCTGTGCCGCAGCCCATATTTTCATTTTTATGCGCTCCTCTTCCTTAAATCGCTGGAAAAAAGCATAGGTGTTCCACAAAATAAGGGAAACCACCAATACGGACATACCTATCAAAATCCATTTGGCTATGCTTTTTTGTTTAACAGACGTCATGGGTTATTGGGATAACATCATAAATATAAAGTAAAACCTTTAATTTTATTGTTTATCCCCTTAAAGATTTTATTTCTCTCGCGGTTTATTTATTTTTGTTTCTATAAAACGAACTATGTATTCTGTAAAACCCAAAGACGTTTCCACTGCAAAATTTCACGGATTGTTACTGGGTGCGGTGGCTCCGAGGCCTATCGCTTTCGCCAGTACGGTAGATTCGGAAGGGCGGCCCAACCTGTCCCCTTTCAGTTTTTTCAATGTGTTCAGCTCCAATCCCCCTGTCCTGATCTTCTCTCCTAACAGGCGGGTGAGAGACAATACGAGCAAACACACCCTGGAAAACGCCAAAGCTACAGAAGAAGTAGTGGTCAATGTAGTAAATTACGATATCGTACAACAAGCCTCACTGTCCAGTACGGAATATCCCGAAGGAGTGAACGAATTTACAAAGGCCGGGCTTACCATGCTGCCTTCAGATATGGTGAGACCGTACAGGGTGGCCGAGTCGCCCGTGCAGTTTGAATGTAAGATAAAGGAGGTTGTAGAACTCGGAAGAGAGGGAGGTGCCGGAAACCTTATCATATGTGAAGTCCTGAAGATGCATATTGATGAACGTGTACTGGATGACCAGGGCAATATAGATCAATACAAAATAGACCTTGTGGCCAGAGCCGGCGGAAGTTTTTACTCCAGGGCCAGGGACGGTTTTTTTGAAATACCGAAACCTGTGGCCAGCCTGGGTATCGGTGTAGATCAGATCCCGGAAGATATCCGGAGGAGCAGGGTGCTTACCGGAAATGACCTCGGGATGCTTGGCAACGTGGAAAAACTGCCTTCGGAAGACGAGATAAAGAACTTTGTACAGGATTCCGTGGGAATTAAGGGGATTCTGAGTTCGGACGATGATGATAAAGTACATGAAAGGGCGCGGGATTACCTGAGGGAAAATGATGTAAACGCCGCCTGGAAAGTATTGCTGGCCAAAAGGTATGAAAGCCGGGATAACGAAGTAAAAAAGTTGTAATAGGCTGCCTTAATACACTAAATACAGATGAAATAACGATAAAAGAGAGTTAATTATGGAAGTTCAAGGAAAAATCAAGCTGATCGATGAAACCAAGACCTATGGAAGCAACGGGTTCAGGAAGCGGGAAATGGTTGTAACTACGGAAGAACAGTACCCCCAGCATATCCTGGTAGAATTCATACAGGACAAATGTGATCTGCTCAATAATTTTCAGGTGGGGCAGCAGGTAAAGATAGGGATCAATCTCCGGGGCCGTGAATGGGTAAGTCCCCAGGGAGAGACCAAGTATTTCAATTCGATACAGGGCTGGCGCATAGAAAACATTCAGGCCGAACAGCCTTCTCAGGGTGTGCCTCCCGTGCCCCCTACAGATGCCTTTGAGCCTGCGAACGATTTTAATGAAGAAGAACACGACGACCTGCCGTTCTGATAGGAATATCCTGCAGAACCGAGGTGTATTCATATAAAATAACCGCAATACGTTCCGGATGTCAGTTAATATGTCCGGAACGTATTTTTTTGCATTGAATAATGTAAAAAGAGCATCTGTACAGGGTAAAAGTAAGCCCTGTTTTGCTTTTTTGCCCCTAACTGCTTAAATTCAGAAAAAATTATACATGAACCCGGCACGTGTTGTAGAGCGTATTTTTAAAAAATTTCTTCCCTCGCAGTTCACCATTGCCGTATTGCTTACCCTGCTGACCGTTGTGCTGGCCTATTTTTTCTCGGGGATGGAACAGGAAGGGCGCCTTGTCACTATTCTGTCTTACTGGGAAAAGGGGGTCTGGGACAGCGGCCTGCTCGTATTTGCCTACCAGATGATGCTCATTCTGGTACTGGGGCATGTGCTGGTGTTGAGTCCGCCGGTAAGTAAACAGATCACGATGCTTACAAGGTATGCCACGAACACGGCCTCTGCTGCTGTTCTTGTAAGTGTCACTACTATGCTGGCCGCCTTTTTTAACTGGGGGCTCGCCCTTATTTTCGGTGCCGTACTGGCCAGAAAGGTCGGGGAAAAGGCAGTGAAAGAAAAAATTCCGTTGAATTATCCGTTGGTGGGGGCAGCCGGATATACCGGGCTCATGGTATGGCATGGAGGGATGAGCGGTTCTGCACCCCTGAAGGTTGCTGAAAAAGGACATATTGCCGATTTAATGAAGAATGTGCCACAGGCAGAAGCGGGTATTTCCTCCTTGCCGGAGTTCATTTCCACGCAACATACCATTTTCAGTTGGTGGAACCTGTTGCTTTTTGCGCTGTTACTGATCGTGGTTCCGATAGTATTATATGCGGTAGGTAAAAAGGTAAAGCCTACGGAGATTAACTTAAAAATTTTTCAGCCCCGGAGTGTGGGAGAGAAAAAAGTATCCGGTGCCGAACGTATGGATCGTTCCCGGATACTGGCCCTTGTTTTTTCCGGGATGATACTGGTTGCTTTTTTTATCCGGTACGGATCTGATCTGACAGGTTTCAATATCACCCCGAATATGCTCAATCTTTTTATGTTCGGACTGGCCATATTGCTACACCACAACTTCCGGAATTTCCTGGAAGCTCTTGAAGAAGCCGTGAAGGGAGTGTCCGGCATATTGATACAGTTCCCGCTGTATTTCGGTATTATGGGAATCATGGGGCAAAGTGGGATGGTGGAGGATATTTCCGGTTTTTTCGTAGCCGTGGCCAATGCCACCACCTTACCTGTCTTTACTTTTTTCAGTGGCGGACTGGTCAATATCTTTGTGCCGAGCGGTGGCGGACAGTGGGCGGTTCAGGGCCCCGTTGTACTCGATTCCGCTCTCAAACTCGGCGTACCGCTGCCCAAAGCGGTAATGGCATTGGCTTATGGCGATCAGATCACCAATATGTTACAACCTTTCTGGGCCCTACCGCTTCTCGGAATTACAAGGTTGCGGGCTAAGGATATCCTGCCCTATACCCTGTTGCTGATGCTGGTAGGAACCATAATATTGATAACCGGGCTTTTGCTGTTGTAAATGAAAGAAAAGAAAAAGTCCCGACGGTTGAATCGGGACTTAATGTTGTGGTTTTAGGTTTTGCCTTTGTGACAAACTCAAAAAGCAATGATGAAAAATAAATGCTCACAAAGACAAGACAAATATGAATAAAAAATTTGTAAAAACAAAAGGGAATTTATTTTTTTAACGAATAAATATGTTTTAGATACATTTTTCATGTTTTTCCTTGACGAAAATATAGTCTTTCCTCCGGTTTCCATGACATCCGATGTAGGAATTATTGCTGTGGGCGGTGACCTTTCCCCGGAGCGATTGTTACTGGCCTATCAGAGTGGTATTTTTCCCTGGTTCGAAAAGGAAGACCCCATTTTGTGGTGGAGCCCCGACCCCAGAATGGTCCTTTTCCCGGAAGAATTAAAAATAGCTAAAAGCATGCGAAAAGTACTGGAACGGAATGTTTTTACCATTACGTTCAACCGGGATTTCCGGGCGGTAATAGAGGCATGTGCGGAAACGGGAAGAAAAGGGCAGGAAGGGACCTGGATCACGGCAGATATGATAGAGGCTTACTGCAAATTACACGAACTGGGTTATGCTACCTCAGTTGAAGTCTGGCAGGACGAGATGCTTGCAGGAGGACTGTACGGAATAGACCTCGGGCATGTCTTTTGCGGAGAAAGTATGTTTACCCGTGTGAGCAATGCTTCCAAGGCCGGTTTTATCACTCTGGTAGAAAAACTGAAACAGGAACAATATCAGCTTGTGGACTGCCAGGTATATACGTCACACCTTGCCAGCCTCGGGGCCAGGGAAATCCCGAGGGAAGATTTCATAAGGGTGCTAACAAAAGAAAAACCGGGGCATCTTTAAACCCAGTTCCCCCCGGAGTATGGTTTGGATATTCGGTAAACGGTAAATCCCATACCGAATACCCGCTGACCTTACTTTACTTTAAATACGGAGTATTTTCGGGTTGCCCGACCTAAATTTGTACCTCTTTATACCGGAAACAGTTCACATCGTGGTCATTCACCATTCCTGTAGCCTGCATATGGGCGTAGATCACCGTGGTGCCCACAAACTTGAAACCCCGCTTTTTCATGTCCTTACTGATCTTGTCAGATAAGGGAGTGTTGGCAGGGGCTTTCCGGTAGTCGGAAAGGTGGTTCTGGATGGGTTTTCCGTTCACAAATCCCCAGATATATTCGCTGAAACTGCCGAATTCCTCCCGGACTTTCAGGAAAGCCTGTGCATTGCTTACGGTTGCCCGCACCTTTAACCGGTTTCGGATGATACCTTCGTTTTTCAGGAGTTCCTGAATTTTGTCCTCTCCGTAACCGGAAATTTTTTGATAGTTAAAATTGTCGAATGCCGCCCTGAAATTCTCCCGTTTTCGGAGGACGGTTATCCAGCTGAGCCCGGCCTGGAAGGTTTCCAGGATCAAAAATTCAAACAATGTGGCATCGTCATGTACGGGGACTCCCCACTCCTCATCGTGGTATTTTTCATAAAGCGGGTCGCCCACACACCAGCCGCAACGTTTTTTTTCCATATGGTTAGTGTTTGTGCTAAGGTAAATATTATAATGTAAAGCCGGAAAGCAGGGTGTAAAAAAAGAGGAAATATTCTTTCCCGTACATAAGGTTTTGTTGGGAAAACAAAATAATGTTATCGGACCCGTGAAGGTGTTATTTGTGGTATGTTTTTGATAACCAGAGATTATTTAGGTTTCAAGATTTAAAAGTATGTTTTTGGAGACTGTCCCGTATTTGTTTGAATTTTATAGTTTTTGGTTTGAATATTTCAACCGGAATTCCCCTTTTCCGGAATATCTTTGATATAACAAATCTAAATCGACAAAACATGAATTACAGGACATTAGGAAAAACAGGAGAAAAATTATCTGCAATCGGATTGGGGTGCATGGGAATGAGTTTTGCCTATGGCCCGAGAGATGACGAGCAATCTGTTGCCACCCTGGAACACGCTCTGGAACTGGGTGTGAATTTCTGGGACACGGCAGATATGTATGGTTTCGGTCATAATGAATCATTGCTCTCCAATGTGCTTGTGCCTAACAGGGAGAAAATCTTTATCGCTACAAAGTTCGGGTTCCGGCAAAAAGAGAATAGCCCGGGATTCAGCGGAACACCGGGGACGTACTTCGACGGAAGTCCGGAATATGTCAAACAGGCCTGTGAAGCCAGTTTAAAACGTCTCGGAGTAGATACGATAGACCTGTATTACAGCCACCGTGTAGACCCCAATGTGCCCATAGAAGAGACCGTAGGGGCCATGGGAGAACTGGTAAAGGAAGGCAAAGTGCGTTATCTGGGGCTTTCCGAGGCCTCTCCTGCCTCCCTGAAAAAAGCGGTTGCCGAACACCCCATAGCTACGTTGCAAAGCGAGTATTCCCTTTTTACACGTGACCTGGAGAAAGAGATTATCCCTGCGTGCCGGGAACTCGGGATCACTCTTATCCCCTACAGCCCGCTCGGAAGAGGAATGCTCACGGGAGCGTTGAAGGAAGCGCCCAAAGGCGAGGACGATTACAGGAAAAACCTGCCCCGTTTCCAGGAGGAAAGTTTTATACACAACAAAAAACTGGTAGATAAACTGGAGGAGCTTGCAAAGCAGAAAGATTGTACCCCGGCACAACTGGCCATAGCCTGGCTGTTACACCAGGGCGAGGATATTATCCCCATCCCCGGAACCAAAAAAGTGAAGTACCTGGAGGAAAATGCCGCAGCGGTAGACCTGACCTTTTCTGATGAAGAGCTGAAAACGGTAACGGAACTTTCAGATACCGTAAAAGTACTGGGCGAACGCTATACCGAAGGCGCCATGAAGCTGGTAAACAATTAATATTAATGGACAGGAGGAATTTTATAGAAAAGAGCTTCACTGCCACTGTCGCGGCCGGAATCCCGGCCGGGATGGCAGGGGCCGTTTCTGGACAACAAGGCACTATGGCTACCGGGCGCGCACGTTTTCGCGATAAGGTGGTTATTATTACCGGGGCCACTTCGGGAATAGGAAAAGCCGCTGCCTTTGCCTTTGCCCGTGAGGGAGCCAAGGTAGGATTTTGCGGAAGGCGGGAAAATCTCGGGGTGGAAGTGGAGGCCGCTATCCGTGAGCAGGGAGGAGAAGCTACGTATGTCAGGGCAGATGTAACCATACCCGAAGAAGTGGAAGCCTTTGTAAACGGTATGGCTGAAAAGTACGGAAAACTCGATGTGGCATTCAATAATGCCGGTGAGGTGATGTTCGGCAAATTGCACGAGATCTCCCTGGAAGACTGGGAATGGATACACCAGACCAATGTGCGGGGCGTTTTCCTGGCCATGAAATACCAGATACCGCATATGCTCAAAAACGGAAAAGGGAATATCGTGCTTACAGCATCGATGCACACTGTTTCCACCCGGCCGGGGGCTGCTGCCTATGCTTCCAGTAAACGGGCACTCATGGGGCTGGCTCAGACTGCTGCTATGGATTACGGACAGGAAGGTATCCGGGTCAATGTGATTGATTTCTCCCGGGATTACCGATACCCCCATGTTCAGGAGGTCTACCGGGGCGTCACAGGAAAAGGTAGCACAGGCTAAGGCACTTGTGGACGGGCTGAATCGTATAGCTACGGCCGAAGAAATGGCAGAAGCTGCCCTGTTCCTGGCTTCGGACGACTGTCCCTATATTACCGGAACTTCCCTGCTGGTAGACGGCGGGATGATGGCAGGGCTCTGATCAAAAGCCAGCGTTAAATTTTTTGATTGTTTCAGATTCATCTACAAGGTATAGGAGTACTTATAATTTTTGCCTTCGTGCTTTTGCACAACAGAAATTTTGTATAAGAGCAGGACGCGACTTTGTTCTGACCTGAACAAATATCGGGAGAATCGTGCTCGCCATAAAAAATATGCGGGTCTTCCCGCCGCCATAAACGGGAAAATGAATTAAAAGACGTCTTCAAATAATAAAACAGGAACTATTTTAAAACACCAAGCGCTTTAATGAAAATACTGATTATAGGAGCCTCGGGCACCATAGGTACCGGGATAACCGGGGCCCTGTCGGAAAAACATGAGATCATCACTGCGGGAAGGAGCAGTGGTGACCTGCGTGTAGACATCACTTCCAAGAAATCCGTTAAACAGTTATTCGAAGAGGCGGGGCCGGTAGATGCTTGTATATGCACCGCAACTTCGGGTAGTATGGACGATTTTGGAACCCTGACGGAAATGGACCTGCTCATCAATATGAAAGGAAAATTACTGGGACAGGTCAATATTGTGCTCATTGGCCAGCATTACCTGAATGAAAACGGCTGTTTTATCCTTACTTCCGGCATTTTTGCCGACAGGCCTGCGAAGGGAGCTACGGGAGGAGGACTTATCAATGGTGCGCTGCACAGTTTTGTGTTATCGGCAGCTGTGGAATTGCAAAGAGGGC contains the following coding sequences:
- a CDS encoding Rieske (2Fe-2S) protein encodes the protein MRKTIAIIALTVFIFCSCDSDTRERNPYLLETQFSYELNLNLPLYNSLNTPGNAVYVGTEGVGIKGIIVINTGGGFYAWEASCPNHAPNDCSTMTIKGGTNCKCSCEDYEYNLFNGQMLNRPDTEDRTYDLLFYQTQVSGSTVRVYNN
- the greA gene encoding transcription elongation factor GreA produces the protein MSNVSYYTAEGLKKLREELDHLKSVERPRASQAIADARDKGDLSENAEYDAAKEAQGLLEMKISKMEELVANARLIDESQLDTSKVLVLSTVKIKNQNNGMEMKYTLVAESEADLKAGKISVSSPIGKGLLGKEVGDTAEIKVPNGVLKFEVLEITRE
- a CDS encoding HIT family protein, with the protein product MASIFTKIINGEIPCYKVAEDDHYFAFLDINPNAKGHTLCVPKKEVDKLFDLDEETYNGLMAFSRKVALGLEKAVPCNRVGVAVVGLEVPHVHVHLIPLNEMKDMTFQHKVAMEKEEFETVAQKIREQL
- a CDS encoding sensor histidine kinase, yielding MTSVKQKSIAKWILIGMSVLVVSLILWNTYAFFQRFKEEERIKMKIWAAAQAELLQTSDLERDLGELPLQVLTNNSSTPMILVNVNGIITPSNMGEKVIRDPQKIQQKIKEFARVNEPLEISYKNEKLATLYYGNSDVLNKLKYYPIALILIILLFIAVILLFYRTSKISDQNKLWAGMAKETAHQIGTPLSSLVGWAEILKSQDTDPSITTEIEKDISRLQTITDRFSKIGSVPVLTKLNIVEETRNAYDYLRERSSKLISFEFTAPDYPIMTKINPQLFSWTIENLVKNAIDAMKGKGNLQVEIRNSGKYVNLLVTDSGKGIPKNKYKTIFSPGFTTKKRGWGLGLSLVQRIIEDYHEGKVKVLHSDVGKGTTMQITLKVIS
- a CDS encoding flavin reductase family protein produces the protein MYSVKPKDVSTAKFHGLLLGAVAPRPIAFASTVDSEGRPNLSPFSFFNVFSSNPPVLIFSPNRRVRDNTSKHTLENAKATEEVVVNVVNYDIVQQASLSSTEYPEGVNEFTKAGLTMLPSDMVRPYRVAESPVQFECKIKEVVELGREGGAGNLIICEVLKMHIDERVLDDQGNIDQYKIDLVARAGGSFYSRARDGFFEIPKPVASLGIGVDQIPEDIRRSRVLTGNDLGMLGNVEKLPSEDEIKNFVQDSVGIKGILSSDDDDKVHERARDYLRENDVNAAWKVLLAKRYESRDNEVKKL
- a CDS encoding DUF3127 domain-containing protein gives rise to the protein MEVQGKIKLIDETKTYGSNGFRKREMVVTTEEQYPQHILVEFIQDKCDLLNNFQVGQQVKIGINLRGREWVSPQGETKYFNSIQGWRIENIQAEQPSQGVPPVPPTDAFEPANDFNEEEHDDLPF
- a CDS encoding short-chain fatty acid transporter, whose amino-acid sequence is MNPARVVERIFKKFLPSQFTIAVLLTLLTVVLAYFFSGMEQEGRLVTILSYWEKGVWDSGLLVFAYQMMLILVLGHVLVLSPPVSKQITMLTRYATNTASAAVLVSVTTMLAAFFNWGLALIFGAVLARKVGEKAVKEKIPLNYPLVGAAGYTGLMVWHGGMSGSAPLKVAEKGHIADLMKNVPQAEAGISSLPEFISTQHTIFSWWNLLLFALLLIVVPIVLYAVGKKVKPTEINLKIFQPRSVGEKKVSGAERMDRSRILALVFSGMILVAFFIRYGSDLTGFNITPNMLNLFMFGLAILLHHNFRNFLEALEEAVKGVSGILIQFPLYFGIMGIMGQSGMVEDISGFFVAVANATTLPVFTFFSGGLVNIFVPSGGGQWAVQGPVVLDSALKLGVPLPKAVMALAYGDQITNMLQPFWALPLLGITRLRAKDILPYTLLLMLVGTIILITGLLLL
- the aat gene encoding leucyl/phenylalanyl-tRNA--protein transferase — its product is MFFLDENIVFPPVSMTSDVGIIAVGGDLSPERLLLAYQSGIFPWFEKEDPILWWSPDPRMVLFPEELKIAKSMRKVLERNVFTITFNRDFRAVIEACAETGRKGQEGTWITADMIEAYCKLHELGYATSVEVWQDEMLAGGLYGIDLGHVFCGESMFTRVSNASKAGFITLVEKLKQEQYQLVDCQVYTSHLASLGAREIPREDFIRVLTKEKPGHL
- a CDS encoding DNA-3-methyladenine glycosylase I, whose translation is MEKKRCGWCVGDPLYEKYHDEEWGVPVHDDATLFEFLILETFQAGLSWITVLRKRENFRAAFDNFNYQKISGYGEDKIQELLKNEGIIRNRLKVRATVSNAQAFLKVREEFGSFSEYIWGFVNGKPIQNHLSDYRKAPANTPLSDKISKDMKKRGFKFVGTTVIYAHMQATGMVNDHDVNCFRYKEVQI
- a CDS encoding aldo/keto reductase; translated protein: MNYRTLGKTGEKLSAIGLGCMGMSFAYGPRDDEQSVATLEHALELGVNFWDTADMYGFGHNESLLSNVLVPNREKIFIATKFGFRQKENSPGFSGTPGTYFDGSPEYVKQACEASLKRLGVDTIDLYYSHRVDPNVPIEETVGAMGELVKEGKVRYLGLSEASPASLKKAVAEHPIATLQSEYSLFTRDLEKEIIPACRELGITLIPYSPLGRGMLTGALKEAPKGEDDYRKNLPRFQEESFIHNKKLVDKLEELAKQKDCTPAQLAIAWLLHQGEDIIPIPGTKKVKYLEENAAAVDLTFSDEELKTVTELSDTVKVLGERYTEGAMKLVNN
- a CDS encoding SDR family NAD(P)-dependent oxidoreductase, with protein sequence MDRRNFIEKSFTATVAAGIPAGMAGAVSGQQGTMATGRARFRDKVVIITGATSGIGKAAAFAFAREGAKVGFCGRRENLGVEVEAAIREQGGEATYVRADVTIPEEVEAFVNGMAEKYGKLDVAFNNAGEVMFGKLHEISLEDWEWIHQTNVRGVFLAMKYQIPHMLKNGKGNIVLTASMHTVSTRPGAAAYASSKRALMGLAQTAAMDYGQEGIRVNVIDFSRDYRYPHVQEVYRGVTGKGSTG
- a CDS encoding SDR family oxidoreductase, giving the protein MFRRSTGASQEKVAQAKALVDGLNRIATAEEMAEAALFLASDDCPYITGTSLLVDGGMMAGL
- a CDS encoding short chain dehydrogenase, whose translation is MKILIIGASGTIGTGITGALSEKHEIITAGRSSGDLRVDITSKKSVKQLFEEAGPVDACICTATSGSMDDFGTLTEMDLLINMKGKLLGQVNIVLIGQHYLNENGCFILTSGIFADRPAKGATGGGLINGALHSFVLSAAVELQRGLRVNVVSPGIIEDSVKDSGPVFPGLRPVAMNGVVDAYVKSIESDISGNIIRVYG